One part of the Vitis riparia cultivar Riparia Gloire de Montpellier isolate 1030 chromosome 6, EGFV_Vit.rip_1.0, whole genome shotgun sequence genome encodes these proteins:
- the LOC117916062 gene encoding beta-glucosidase BoGH3B-like yields MDCIYKDPNQPIEVRIKDLLSRMTLKEKAGQMTQIERRAATPSVLKDLSIGSILSAGGSGPFDKALSADWADMVDGFQKSALESRLGIPLLYGIDAVHGNNSIYGATIFPHNVGLGATRDADLAQRIGVATALEVRASGIHYTFAPCVAVCRDPRWGRCYESYGSDTDIVRKMTSVITGLQGKPPPGHPKGYPFVAGRHNVVACAKHFVGDGGTDKGKNEGNTILSYEDLERIHMTPYPDCISQGVATVMASYSSWNGTQLHAHRFLLSDVLKDKLGFKGFLISDWEGLDRLSKPNPHGSNYRTSICTAVNAGIDMVMVPFRYAKFLEDLIDLVESGEIPMTRIDDAVERILRVKFVAGLFEYPYSDRSLLDTVGCKLHRDLAREAVCKSLVLLKNGKDKKKPFLPLDRKAKRVLVAGSHADDLGYQCGGWTATWHGASGRITIGTTVLDAIREAVGDKTEVIYEQNPSPATFEGQDFSYAIVVVGEDPYAEHTGDNSELIIPFNANDVISLVADRIPTLVILISGRPLVLEPWILEKMDALIAAWLPGSEGGGITDVVFGDYDFEGRLPVTWFKSVEQLPMHPEDNSYDPLFPFGFGLTYNKKGPLN; encoded by the exons ATGGATTGCATATACAAAGATCCGAATCAGCCCATTGAAGTAAGAATCAAAGACCTTCTGTCAAGGATGACTTTGAAAGAAAAGGCTGGACAAATGACCCAGATCGAGCGACGTGCTGCCACTCCCTCTGTCCTTAAGGATCTCTCCATAG GAAGTATACTTAGTGCTGGTGGGAGTGGACCTTTTGACAAGGCATTATCAGCTGATTGGGCTGATATGGTGGATGGGTTTCAGAAGTCTGCGCTCGAATCGCGACTTGGGATTCCCCTTCTTTACGGGATTGATGCTGTTCATGGCAACAATAGTATCTATGGTGCCACTATATTTCCCCACAATGTTGGACTTGGAGCCACCAG AGATGCAGATTTGGCTCAAAGAATTGGGGTTGCAACAGCTCTTGAAGTTAGGGCAAGTGGCATTCACTATACTTTTGCTCCTTGTGTGGCT GTCTGCAGAGATCCCAGATGGGGAAGATGCTATGAAAGTTACGGCTCAGACACCGACATTGTTAGAAAGATGACTTCTGTTATTACAGGTTTGCAGGGAAAGCCACCCCCAGGACACCCAAAGGGCTACCCCTTTGTAGCAGGAAG ACACAATGTTGTTGCCTGCGCCAAGCATTTTGTTGGAGATGGAGGAACTGACAAAGGTAAAAATGAGGGCAATACCATATTGTCCTACGAAGATTTAGAAAGGATTCATATGACGCCTTATCCAGACTGCATTTCTCAGGGAGTTGCCACTGTCATGGCTTCTTATTCTAGCTGGAATGGAACACAACTGCACGCTCATCGTTTTCTCTTGTCAGATGTTTTGAAAGATAAGCTGGGCTTCAAG GGCTTTTTGATTTCTGACTGGGAAGGACTTGACCGGCTTTCCAAACCCAATCCTCATGGTTCAAACTACCGCACCAGCATATGTACTGCTGTTAATGCAGGCATTGACATG GTGATGGTGCCTTTTAGATATGCCAAGTTTTTGGAGGATTTGATAGACTTGGTGGAATCAGGGGAGATACCAATGACTAGGATTGACGATGCTGTGGAACGGATCCTGAGAGTGAAATTTGTTGCTGGGCTTTTCGAATATCCCTATAGCGATAGATCTTTGCTAGATACGGTTGGTTGCAAA CTGCATAGAGACCTAGCACGTGAAGCCGTTTGCAAGTCTTTAGTTCTGTTAAAGAATGGAAAGGATAAAAAGAAACCATTTCTTCCGTTAGACAGAAAGGCCAAAAGAGTTCTTGTTGCTGGATCACATGCTGATGATCTTGGATATCAGTGTGGAGGATGGACAGCTACTTGGCATGGAGCCAGTGGAAGAATAACAATTG GCACGACAGTCTTGGACGCCATTAGAGAAGCAGTGGGGGACAAAACAGAAGTGATCTATGAGCAGAACCCATCACCAGCCACCTTTGAAGGTCAAGATTTCTCCTATGCCATTGTAGTTGTGGGTGAGGATCCATATGCAGAACACACCGGCGACAATTCAGAACTCATAATCCCCTTTAATGCCAATGATGTGATAAGTCTAGTTGCTGACAGAATTCCCACATTGGTAATTCTCATCTCTGGAAGGCCCTTAGTTTTAGAGCCATGGATCTTGGAAAAGATGGATGCTTTGATTGCTGCTTGGTTGCCTGGAAGTGAAGGAGGAGGAATTACTGATGTTGTCTTTGGGGATTACGATTTTGAAGGCCGCCTCCCTGTGACATGGTTCAAAAGTGTTGAACAACTGCCAATGCACCCTGAAGATAATTCATATGATCCTTTGTTTCCATTTGGTTTTGGATTGACATACAATAAGAAAGGGCCTCTGAACTGA